The following coding sequences lie in one Labrus bergylta chromosome 5, fLabBer1.1, whole genome shotgun sequence genomic window:
- the LOC136179351 gene encoding transcription factor HES-5-like, translating into MTPAEIRFSLQRPLQHRHPDMAPTITAAMINSQEQLTLTHKLRKPQVEKLRRERINSSIEQLKSLLGPEFKQEPDSKLEKADILEMTVCVLRRLQQQHQIVYSAAVKQGFSRCVQETTHFLSRQQVNMKSQRRLLYHFNKLQPSSDKNLREADFSPLSSTVQTSNTKEKSPVIIAPWRPW; encoded by the exons ATGACGCCAGCAGAGATCAGATTCTCTCTACAGAGACCTCTACAGCACAGACATCCAGACATGGCACCTACAATCACTGCAGCAATGATCAACTCTCAGGAGCAGCTGACTCTGACCCACAAG ctcagAAAGCCTCAGGTGGAGAAGTTACGCAGAGAGCGAATCAACAGCAGCATTGAGCAGCTCAAGTCTCTCCTGGGTCCAGAGTTCAAACAAGAGCCAGACTCCAAGCTGGAGAAAGCAGACATCCTGGAgatgacagtttgtgtcctcagacgactccagcagcagcatcagatTGTGTACTCAGCAGCTGTCAAACAGGGATTCTCCAGGTGTGTCCAAGAGACGACACACTTTCTGTCCAGACAGCAAGTGAAcatgaagtcccagagaagactGCTGTACCACTTCAACAAGCTGCAGCCTTCCTCTGATAAGAACCTGAGAGAGGCTGACTTCTCTCCTCTGAGCTCCACAGTCCAGACCAGCAACACCAAAGAGAAGAGTCCAGTCATCATCGCCCCCTGGAGGCCGTGGTAG
- the LOC109981708 gene encoding transcription factor HES-5-like: MKPAEIRFSLQRPLQHRHPDMAPTITAAMTNSQEQLTLTHKLRKPQVEKLRRERINSSIEQLKSLLGPEFKQEPDSKLEKADILEMTVCVLRRLQQHQIVNSAAVNQGFSRCVQETTHFLSRQQVNMKSQRRLLNHFNKLQPSSDKNLREADFSPLSSTVQTSNTKEKSPVNIAPWRPW; the protein is encoded by the exons CCTCTACAGCACAGACATCCAGACATGGCACCTACAATCACTGCAGCAATGACCAACTCTCAGGAGCAGCTGACTCTGACCCACAAG ctcagAAAGCCTCAGGTGGAGAAGTTACGTAGAGAGCGAATCAACAGCAGCATTGAGCAGCTCAAGTCTCTCCTGGGTCCAGAGTTCAAACAAGAGCCAGACTCCAAGCTGGAGAAAGCAGACATCCTGGAgatgacagtttgtgtcctcagACGACTGCAGCAGCATCAGATTGTGAACTCAGCAGCTGTCAACCAGGGATTCTCCAGGTGTGTCCAAGAGACGACACACTTTCTGTCCAGACAGCAAGTGAAcatgaagtcccagagaagactGCTGAACCACTTCAACAAGCTGCAGCCTTCCTCTGATAAGAACCTGAGAGAGGCTGACTTCTCTCCTCTGAGCTCCACAGTCCAGACCAGCAACACCAAAGAGAAGAGTCCAGTCAACATCGCCCCCTGGAGGCCGTGGTAG
- the LOC136179350 gene encoding transcription factor HES-5-like: MKPAEIRFSLQRPLQHRHPDMAPTITAAMTNSQEHLTLTHKLRKPQVEKLRRERINSSIEQLKSLLGPEFKQEPDSKLEKADILEMTVCVLRRLQQHQLVNSAAVNQGFSRCVQETTHFLSRQQVNMKSQRRLLNHFNKLQPSSDKNLREADFSPLSSTVQTSNTKEKSPVIIAPWRPW; encoded by the exons ATGAAGCCAGCAGAGATCAGATTCTCTCTACAGAGACCTCTACAGCACAGACATCCAGACATGGCACCTACAATCACTGCAGCAATGACCAACTCTCAGGAGCATCTGACTCTGACCCACAAG ctcagAAAGCCTCAGGTGGAGAAGTTACGCAGAGAGCGAATCAACAGCAGCATTGAGCAGCTCAAGTCTCTCCTTGGTCCAGAGTTCAAACAAGAGCCAGACTCCAAGCTGGAGAAAGCAGACATCCTGGAgatgacagtttgtgtcctcagACGACTGCAGCAGCATCAGCTTGTGAACTCAGCAGCTGTCAACCAGGGATTCTCCAGGTGTGTCCAAGAGACGACACACTTTCTGTCCAGACAGCAAGTGAAcatgaagtcccagagaagactGCTGAACCACTTCAACAAGCTGCAGCCTTCCTCTGATAAGAACCTGAGAGAGGCTGACTTCTCTCCTCTGAGCTCCACAGTCCAGACCAGCAACACCAAAGAGAAGAGTCCAGTCATCATCGCCCCCTGGAGGCCGTGGTAG
- the LOC109981709 gene encoding transcription factor HES-5-like: MKPAEIRFSLQRPLQHRHPDMAPSITAAMTNSQEQLTLTHKLRKPQVEKLRRERINSSIEQLKSLLGPEFKQEPDSKLEKADILEMTVCVLRRLQQHQIVYSAAVNQGFSRCVQETTHFLSRQQVNMKSQRRLLNHFNKLQPSSDKNLREADFSPLSSTVQTSNTKEKSPVNIAPWRPW; this comes from the exons ATGAAGCCAGCAGAGATCAGATTCTCTCTACAGAGACCTCTACAGCACAGACATCCAGACATGGCACCTTCAATCACCGCAGCAATGACCAACTCTCAGGAGCAGCTGACTCTGACCCACAAG ctcagAAAGCCTCAGGTGGAGAAGTTACGCAGAGAGCGAATCAACAGCAGCATTGAGCAGCTCAAGTCTCTCCTGGGTCCAGAGTTCAAACAAGAGCCAGACTCCAAGCTGGAGAAAGCAGACATCCTGGAgatgacagtttgtgtcctcagACGACTGCAGCAGCATCAGATTGTGTACTCAGCAGCTGTCAACCAGGGATTCTCCAGGTGTGTCCAAGAGACGACACACTTTCTGTCCAGACAGCAAGTGAAcatgaagtcccagagaagactGCTGAACCACTTCAACAAGCTGCAGCCTTCCTCTGATAAGAACCTGAGAGAGGCTGACTTCTCTCCTCTGAGCTCCACAGTCCAGACCAGCAACACCAAAGAGAAGAGTCCAGTCAACATCGCCCCCTGGAGGCCGTGGTAG
- the LOC109981707 gene encoding transcription factor HES-5-like, translating into MTPAEIRFSLQRPLQHRHPDMAPTITAAMTNSQEHLTLTHKLRKPQVEKLRRERINSSIEQLKSLLGPEFKQEPDSKLEKADILEMTVCVLRRLQQHQLVKSAAVNKRFSRCVQETTHFLSRQQVNMKSQRRLLYHFNKMQPSSDKNLREADFSPLSSTVQTSNTKEKSPVNITSWRPW; encoded by the exons ATGACGCCAGCAGAGATCAGATTCTCTCTACAGAGACCTCTACAGCACAGACATCCAGACATGGCACCTACAATCACTGCAGCAATGACCAACTCTCAGGAGCATCTGACTCTGACCCACAAG ctcagAAAGCCTCAGGTGGAGAAGTTACGCAGAGAGCGAATCAACAGCAGCATTGAGCAGCTCAAGTCTCTCCTGGGTCCAGAGTTCAAACAAGAGCCAGACTCCAAGCTGGAGAAAGCAGACATCCTGGAgatgacagtttgtgtcctcagACGACTGCAGCAGCATCAGCTTGTGAAGTCAGCAGCTGTCAACAAGAGATTCTCCAGGTGTGTCCAAGAGACGACACACTTTCTGTCCAGACAGCAAGTGAAcatgaagtcccagagaagactGCTGTACCACTTCAACAAGATGCAGCCTTCCTCTGATAAGAACCTGAGAGAGGCTGACTTCTCTCCTCTGAGCTCCACAGTCCAGACCAGCAACACCAAAGAGAAGAGTCCAGTCAACATCACCTCCTGGAGGCCTTGGTAG